The following proteins are co-located in the Pseudoalteromonas sp. N1230-9 genome:
- a CDS encoding TIGR04219 family outer membrane beta-barrel protein codes for MKKYCLAAALSMACLAPTAQADTLLGLYLGVDGWRSDNSGSFAQNDNLQNFNYDDETFISYYAALEHPVPLVPNFKFKYTELELNGSTTLDDTFSFGDADYVVGTQVGTVSDLSHIDYILYYEIFDNDLVSIDLGLNAKQFDGDIVVTGTSQNGGPASTERVDFSGFVPLVYGRAEVGLPLTGLSVFFEGSMLAIDDSKVQDYQVGIAYALLDNLAVDLDVKAGYRSMTLELDDVDDIYTDIDASGPFAGIQVHF; via the coding sequence ATGAAAAAGTACTGTTTAGCGGCCGCGCTGTCGATGGCCTGTTTAGCACCTACAGCACAAGCTGATACTTTATTGGGCCTGTACTTGGGTGTTGATGGCTGGCGGTCAGATAATAGTGGTAGTTTTGCTCAAAACGACAACTTACAAAACTTTAATTATGATGATGAGACATTCATTAGTTATTACGCGGCATTAGAGCATCCAGTGCCTTTAGTTCCTAACTTTAAATTTAAGTACACTGAGCTTGAGCTAAATGGCTCAACAACCTTAGATGATACGTTTAGTTTTGGTGATGCTGATTATGTTGTTGGTACGCAAGTAGGCACGGTGAGTGATTTATCTCATATCGATTATATTCTTTATTACGAGATTTTTGATAATGATCTCGTTTCGATTGATTTAGGCTTAAACGCTAAGCAATTTGATGGTGATATCGTTGTCACTGGTACGTCACAAAATGGTGGCCCTGCATCAACAGAACGTGTTGATTTTTCTGGCTTCGTTCCTTTAGTTTACGGTCGTGCGGAAGTGGGTTTGCCACTGACAGGTCTGAGCGTTTTCTTTGAAGGAAGTATGCTTGCGATTGATGATAGCAAAGTACAAGACTACCAAGTGGGTATCGCGTATGCGTTACTTGATAATCTTGCGGTTGATTTAGACGTTAAAGCCGGTTACCGCTCAATGACCTTAGAACTTGATGATGTTGATGATATTTATACAGATATTGATGCATCAGGCCCATTTGCGGGTATTCAAGTACACTTCTAA
- a CDS encoding DUF2333 family protein: protein MSEHKGKIASALLIILIIFYAIAVYWSSEPARMDVVSKAKQEAQMRGDKFVTGYTTTSTLINVADTLLNKPGGYLSNDIMPPSVMMDNMPAWEYGALEMTRDLVLSMRKDFSRSQSQSTEHAALKKAQPQFNISSEAWAWPSAEAEYQKGINYLIVYRSQIADQNDRDSQFYARADNLRSWLKEAEKRLGSLSQRLSASVGQDRLNTDLAGDTAAHQATYTPLQNQVKTSWWQIDDVFYESRGATWALLHFLQAVEYDFADVLEKKNARVSLQQIIRELEATQETVWSPMILNGSGFGFVANHSLVMANYISRANAALIELSELLAQG, encoded by the coding sequence ATGTCTGAACACAAAGGAAAAATAGCCAGTGCGTTGCTTATAATCTTAATTATTTTTTATGCAATTGCCGTTTATTGGAGCAGTGAACCTGCTCGTATGGATGTGGTAAGCAAGGCGAAGCAAGAAGCACAAATGCGCGGCGATAAATTTGTGACGGGCTATACCACGACAAGCACGCTAATCAATGTTGCTGATACGCTGTTAAATAAACCGGGTGGTTATCTATCTAATGATATTATGCCACCTAGTGTAATGATGGATAATATGCCTGCATGGGAATATGGCGCGCTTGAGATGACGCGAGACTTAGTATTGTCGATGCGAAAAGACTTTAGCCGTTCACAATCCCAATCAACAGAACATGCAGCACTTAAAAAGGCACAACCACAATTTAATATTAGCTCTGAGGCGTGGGCATGGCCAAGTGCAGAAGCAGAGTATCAAAAAGGTATCAATTACCTCATTGTTTACCGAAGCCAAATTGCCGACCAAAATGACAGAGACAGTCAATTTTATGCTCGTGCAGATAACTTGCGTAGCTGGCTAAAAGAGGCTGAGAAGCGCCTTGGTAGCTTAAGCCAACGATTAAGTGCTAGTGTCGGTCAAGATCGTTTAAACACGGATTTAGCCGGCGATACAGCAGCTCATCAAGCAACGTACACCCCATTGCAAAATCAAGTGAAAACATCTTGGTGGCAAATTGATGATGTATTTTATGAGTCGCGAGGTGCAACATGGGCATTACTGCACTTTTTACAAGCGGTGGAGTATGATTTTGCCGATGTATTAGAAAAGAAAAATGCTCGAGTGAGCCTGCAGCAAATTATTCGTGAATTAGAAGCTACACAAGAAACTGTGTGGAGCCCGATGATTCTTAATGGCAGTGGGTTTGGCTTTGTAGCAAACCATTCACTGGTGATGGCAAATTATATTTCGCGAGCCAATGCGGCTCTAATTGAACTTAGCGAACTTTTAGCGCAAGGATAA
- a CDS encoding copper chaperone PCu(A)C, translating into MKLLPALSFLTASLLYSTFSFAHSGHDHNDSAEISVSNAQVREFLPASKASVAYMTITNPSNHAAVLTKAELDGLGRVEIHQHTHVDGMMKMEQVLSLKIDAHSSVEFKPGGYHLMVFEPEDKLKAGQERKLTLYFNDGNRVFTQAKVVSLQTMSEEKPQKSKEHSHH; encoded by the coding sequence ATGAAGCTGTTACCCGCACTCTCTTTTCTTACTGCAAGTTTGCTTTATAGCACTTTTTCATTTGCTCATAGTGGTCATGACCATAATGATAGCGCTGAAATTTCAGTCAGTAATGCACAAGTCCGTGAGTTTTTACCCGCGAGCAAAGCCAGTGTTGCTTATATGACTATCACAAACCCTAGCAATCATGCAGCTGTTTTAACGAAGGCTGAACTAGATGGTTTAGGGCGCGTTGAAATTCATCAGCATACACATGTGGATGGTATGATGAAAATGGAGCAGGTTTTGTCATTAAAGATTGATGCCCACAGTAGTGTTGAGTTTAAACCAGGGGGTTATCATTTGATGGTGTTTGAGCCAGAAGATAAGCTAAAAGCAGGGCAAGAACGAAAACTCACGCTATATTTTAATGATGGAAATCGAGTTTTTACTCAAGCTAAAGTTGTGTCTTTACAAACAATGTCAGAAGAAAAACCGCAAAAAAGTAAAGAGCACTCACATCACTAG
- a CDS encoding PspC domain-containing protein — MNTYHTSSRWYRDLSNKKISGVCSGLAARLGFPVWSTRLVMIILLINMPLLIGVGYLIAHCSLPVKGY, encoded by the coding sequence ATGAACACTTATCATACATCATCACGTTGGTATCGAGATTTAAGCAATAAGAAAATCTCGGGTGTGTGTAGCGGACTCGCTGCGCGTTTAGGGTTTCCTGTATGGTCTACGCGATTGGTGATGATCATACTACTGATTAATATGCCGCTGTTAATAGGCGTGGGTTATTTAATTGCTCACTGTTCTTTACCAGTAAAAGGTTACTAG
- a CDS encoding PspA/IM30 family protein, protein MGVLNRVNDIIQANLSAALDKAEDPEKLLNLLVQEMQDALTECRATAATFLTQEKQMKREIAVKQAKIADWQAKAEKALSKDRDDLAKAALVEKQRLTTEIEAQQAEMDKVAESLSKLTDDCQRLQNKLADAKAKQLTYMQKERVVTARLKVKEQLHSSKVEDALARFDYLEQRVENIESQVEAYELTQGDAANSTAAQIAALEKDEAIDKELADLKATMKQSA, encoded by the coding sequence ATGGGTGTATTAAATCGCGTAAATGACATTATTCAGGCAAACCTTTCTGCAGCACTCGATAAAGCGGAAGACCCTGAAAAGTTACTTAATCTACTAGTGCAAGAAATGCAGGATGCACTGACGGAATGCCGTGCAACCGCTGCGACATTTTTAACGCAAGAAAAGCAAATGAAGCGTGAAATCGCTGTAAAGCAAGCAAAAATAGCTGACTGGCAAGCGAAAGCAGAAAAAGCGTTGAGTAAAGATCGTGACGATCTTGCCAAAGCAGCATTAGTTGAAAAGCAGCGTTTAACGACAGAAATTGAAGCGCAACAAGCTGAAATGGATAAAGTGGCAGAGTCACTATCTAAATTAACTGATGATTGTCAGCGTTTACAAAACAAGCTTGCAGATGCAAAAGCCAAACAGCTGACTTACATGCAAAAAGAACGCGTTGTTACAGCACGCTTAAAAGTAAAAGAGCAGTTGCATAGCAGTAAAGTTGAAGATGCATTAGCACGTTTTGACTACTTAGAGCAGCGTGTTGAAAACATTGAATCGCAAGTTGAGGCGTATGAACTTACACAAGGTGATGCCGCAAATTCAACAGCAGCACAAATCGCTGCCTTAGAGAAAGACGAAGCAATCGATAAAGAGCTTGCTGATTTAAAAGCAACGATGAAGCAGTCGGCTTAG
- the dusA gene encoding tRNA-dihydrouridine(20/20a) synthase DusA, with translation MLDWTDRHCRTFHRKMTKHAVLYTEMVTTGAILFGKGDYLHFNEHEGPVALQLGGSDPEALAKCAKLAAERGYHEVNLNVGCPSDRVQNGRFGACLMAEPKLVADCVAVMKAEVTIPVTVKTRIGIDEQDSYEFLCALIEASHDVGCDDFIIHARKAWLNGLSPKENREIPPLDYPRVYQLKKDYSQLHLSLNGGVKTIADSIAHLDYVDGIMIGREAYSNPFILSEVDEKIYGDEAFTLSRHQVVRAMYDYIEDEMSKGANFWHIARHMLGIFQGQPGARGFRRHLSENGHGKTADLTVMDKALSFVPEV, from the coding sequence ATGTTAGATTGGACTGATCGTCACTGTCGAACCTTTCACCGCAAAATGACTAAGCATGCTGTGCTTTACACTGAGATGGTGACAACCGGCGCTATTTTATTTGGTAAAGGTGACTACTTACACTTTAATGAGCATGAAGGGCCTGTGGCATTGCAACTTGGTGGCTCAGATCCTGAAGCGTTGGCTAAATGTGCAAAATTAGCGGCAGAGCGTGGCTATCATGAAGTAAATTTAAATGTGGGATGTCCGTCTGATCGCGTGCAAAATGGCCGCTTTGGTGCTTGTTTAATGGCTGAGCCTAAACTTGTTGCTGATTGCGTTGCAGTAATGAAGGCCGAAGTGACGATTCCTGTTACGGTTAAAACTCGTATTGGTATTGATGAGCAAGATTCGTATGAGTTTTTGTGTGCCTTAATAGAAGCAAGTCATGATGTGGGGTGTGATGACTTTATTATTCATGCGCGTAAAGCATGGTTAAATGGTCTAAGCCCAAAAGAAAACCGTGAGATCCCACCTCTTGATTACCCGCGTGTTTATCAGTTGAAAAAAGATTACTCGCAGCTGCACTTAAGCTTAAATGGTGGCGTGAAAACCATCGCTGATAGCATAGCTCACCTTGATTATGTTGACGGTATTATGATTGGCCGTGAAGCGTATAGTAATCCGTTTATTTTATCTGAAGTGGATGAAAAAATTTATGGTGATGAAGCCTTTACGCTGAGTCGTCATCAGGTTGTGCGCGCTATGTATGACTATATTGAAGATGAAATGAGCAAAGGTGCTAATTTTTGGCATATTGCTCGCCATATGTTGGGAATTTTTCAAGGCCAACCTGGTGCGCGTGGTTTTAGACGTCATTTGTCTGAGAACGGGCATGGTAAAACGGCTGACTTAACTGTTATGGATAAAGCCTTAAGTTTTGTCCCAGAAGTCTAA
- a CDS encoding site-specific integrase, translated as MASFNIEKRAKTNGSFSYRAVVRVKKDGKIIHRESKTFSKKELARSWGLNRSSAIENDEVFNRGTVVSIFELLNLYFNDHDLWNATGRTKQFVIKMLMDCDIAKVQTNELKTSDLIEHCKNRRSAGAGPATIYHDVAYLRSVMKKAGPVWNIDANYKIFEDAVPVLIEMDLVGKSQKRTRRPTDNELDKLRDGLKERMNFRPNGKVRIPFLDILDFSILTCMRIGEVCKLRWDDLNKDHKTILVRDRKDPRKKEGNHMLVPLLAGSFDIAIKQPKDGELIFPYNPKSVTAGFQRVRNSLGIEDLRYHDLRREGASRLFEKGYSIEEVAQVTGHRNLNILWQVYTQLFPHKLHDKFTN; from the coding sequence ATGGCTTCATTTAATATTGAAAAACGCGCTAAAACTAATGGCTCTTTTAGTTACCGAGCAGTTGTTCGCGTTAAAAAAGATGGCAAAATTATACACCGAGAGTCTAAAACTTTCAGTAAAAAAGAACTGGCACGTAGCTGGGGCTTAAATCGTTCTAGTGCTATTGAGAATGATGAGGTATTTAATCGCGGTACTGTCGTTTCTATTTTTGAGCTATTAAATTTATATTTTAATGATCATGATCTTTGGAATGCAACTGGCCGCACAAAACAGTTTGTAATAAAAATGCTGATGGATTGCGACATTGCAAAAGTACAGACTAATGAGCTTAAGACAAGCGACTTAATTGAGCACTGTAAAAACCGAAGGAGCGCAGGAGCTGGGCCAGCAACTATTTATCACGATGTTGCATATTTAAGAAGTGTTATGAAAAAGGCAGGGCCAGTGTGGAACATCGATGCTAATTATAAAATATTCGAAGATGCTGTGCCGGTGCTCATTGAAATGGATTTAGTTGGCAAAAGCCAAAAGCGAACTCGCCGCCCTACCGATAATGAATTAGATAAATTGCGCGATGGTTTAAAGGAACGCATGAACTTTAGGCCGAATGGCAAAGTTAGAATCCCTTTTTTAGATATTCTAGATTTTAGTATTTTAACTTGTATGCGCATTGGTGAAGTTTGTAAGTTGCGCTGGGATGATTTGAACAAAGATCATAAAACTATATTAGTTCGTGACAGAAAAGACCCGCGTAAAAAAGAAGGTAATCACATGCTAGTACCTTTACTTGCTGGCTCTTTTGATATTGCTATTAAACAGCCTAAAGATGGTGAACTAATTTTTCCTTACAATCCAAAATCTGTTACAGCAGGTTTTCAACGTGTGCGTAATTCCTTAGGTATTGAGGATTTACGTTATCATGATTTGCGTCGCGAAGGTGCGAGCCGCTTATTTGAAAAAGGCTATTCAATAGAAGAAGTGGCCCAAGTAACAGGCCACCGTAATTTAAATATTTTGTGGCAAGTTTATACGCAATTATTCCCGCATAAACTTCATGATAAATTTACTAACTAA
- a CDS encoding baseplate complex protein: MITLNGWQVPGYEIRINCGIKLPSDDLSGLGSFTLSGDKGVKPGVVTINTKIPFKDHAELAELITQAKATDENGARLQYTINSEITEAYKIRKAKFNDEVKAVELEEVKAWQVTFKLLEVLSTAERNQQQIDGKAKENSQTQAVDGHTTVQAAFEKSEGP; this comes from the coding sequence ATGATCACGTTAAATGGCTGGCAAGTACCAGGTTATGAAATACGTATTAATTGTGGCATTAAGTTGCCAAGTGATGACTTAAGCGGGTTAGGTTCCTTTACCTTGTCGGGTGACAAAGGGGTTAAGCCTGGTGTGGTCACTATCAATACAAAAATTCCTTTTAAGGATCATGCTGAACTTGCCGAGTTAATTACACAGGCCAAAGCAACCGATGAAAATGGCGCCCGTCTACAGTACACCATTAACAGTGAAATCACAGAAGCATACAAAATACGTAAAGCGAAGTTCAATGATGAAGTAAAAGCGGTTGAGCTTGAAGAGGTTAAAGCGTGGCAAGTCACGTTTAAGTTGCTTGAAGTCCTTTCAACCGCTGAGCGTAATCAGCAGCAAATTGATGGTAAGGCTAAAGAGAATAGCCAAACCCAAGCCGTTGATGGACACACCACAGTACAAGCTGCGTTTGAAAAAAGTGAAGGGCCATGA